One Setaria viridis chromosome 3, Setaria_viridis_v4.0, whole genome shotgun sequence DNA window includes the following coding sequences:
- the LOC117850737 gene encoding protein phosphatase 2C 53 — MEDLAAVSSAAAAAGLTLFATAVADIMEEAASASAAAFGIGAALPPPPPVQAGRGEEDAGGDASACGSPCSVASECSSVATADFEGFAEVGSALVLDDLVAAAAAAVPEAASGTRIAGAGARSVFAVDYVPRWGLESICGRRPEMEDAAIVLPRFVDVPLWMVAGDAPVDGLDRASFRLPAHFFGVYDGHGGVQVANYCRERIHSVLIEELSKAEESVSGADLSGLESKKQWEKAFVDCFSRVDSEVGGNATTAGKPVAPDTVGSTAVVAVVCSSHIIVANCGDSRAVLCRGKQPLALSVDHKPNREDEYARIEAQGGKVIQWNGYRVLGVLAMSRSIGDRYLKPYIIPVPEVTIVARAKEDECLILASDGLWDVMSNEEVCDAARKRILLWHKKNADASSSAQRSGDSPDQAAQAAAEYLSKLALQKGSKDNITVVVVDLKSHRKFKSKT, encoded by the exons atggagGACCTGGCCGCCGttagctccgccgccgccgccgcggggctcaCGCtcttcgccaccgccgtcgccgacaTCATGGAGgaggccgcctccgcctccgcagccGCGTTCGGGATcggcgccgcgctgccgccgccgcccccggtgcaggcggggcgcggggaggaggacgcggggGGCGACGCCTCCGCCTGCGGGAGCCCGTGCTCCGTCGCCAGCGAATGCAGCAGCGTCGCCACCGCCGACTTCGAGGGCTTCGCCGAGGTCGGCTCCGCGCTCGTGCTCGAcgacctcgtcgccgcggccgccgccgccgtgccggaggCCGCCTCCGGCACCAGGATCGCGGGGGCCGGCGCCAGGAGCGTCTTCGCGGTCGACTACGTGCCGCGCTGGGGCCTCGAGTCCATATGCGGCCGCCGCCCCGAGATGGAGGACGCCGCCATCGTGCTGCCGCGGTTCGTCGACGTCCCGCTCTGGATGGTCGCGGGCGACGCGCCGGTGGACGGCCTCGACCGGGCCTCCTTCCGCCTTCCCGCTCACTTCTTCGGCGTCTACGACGGCCACGGTGGCGTCCAG GTTGCCAATTACTGCCGCGAGAGAATCCACTCCGTACTGATAGAGGAGCTCAGTAAGGCAGAGGAATCAGTGTCTGGCGCTGACTTAAGTGGCCTGGAGTCCAAGAAGCAGTGGGAGAAGGCCTTTGTGGACTGCTTCAGCCGGGTTGATTCAGAGGTGGGAGGAAATGCAACAACCGCTGGCAAGCCTGTGGCTCCAGACACGGTGGGGTCAACAGCGGTGGTCGCAGTTGTCTGCTCATCACACATAATTGTTGCAAATTGCGGTGACTCACGGgcagtgctctgccggggcaaGCAGCCCTTGGCGCTGTCGGTGGACCATAAA CCAAACAGGGAAGATGAGTATGCGAGGATTGAGGCGCAGGGTGGCAAGGTCATCCAGTGGAACGGCTATCGGGTTCTCGGTGTTCTTGCCATGTCCCGATCAATTG GGGACCGATACCTGAAGCCATATATAATCCCAGTCCCTGAGGTCACAATTGTCGCCCGTGCAAAAGAGGACGAGTGCCTTATTCTTGCAAGTGATGGCCTCTGGGATGTAATGTCCAATGAAGAGGTATGCGACGCTGCTCGCAAGCGGATACTGCTATGGCACAAGAAGAATGCAGATGCCTCATCATCAGCCCAGAGAAGCGGTGATTCTCCAGATCAAGCAGCTCAAGCAGCTGCCGAATACTTGTCGAAGCTGGCTCTCCAGAAGGGGAGCAAGGACAACATAACCGTCGTCGTAGTTGACCTCAAGTCACATAGGAAGTTCAAGAGCAAAACATAA
- the LOC117847764 gene encoding protein ALP1-like, protein MPKATNRRRKRGADDEDAGEGSANKRSATSVLTSLDVNDAPRLELPLFQLNGRRSDRHKEEEEEEEEEEVTGGGGGSSSAPAAAAAAASGQSPHQQRRLWVKDRSRAWWEQCSSADYPEADFRAAFRMGRATFAMLCDALGAAVAKEDTALRAAIPVRQRVAVCVWRLATGEPLRLVSKRFGLGISTCHKLVLEVCAAIRNLLMPRFLRWPDAAAADAFKARFQADSGIPGVVGAIYTTHIPIIAPKVSVAAYFNRRHTERNHKTSYSITLQGVVGPDGAFTDVCIGWPGSMPDDQVLDRSALQQRAAAGMMAGSWVVGGASFPLTDWVLAPYAQPNLTWAQHAFNEKVAELRRVAVDAFARLKGRWACLQKRTEVKLQDLPVVLGACCVLHNICESRGEEMDPGLICDLADDETAPENAVRSDSASKARDDIAHNLLHSGLAGTKFF, encoded by the coding sequence ATGCCCAAGGCGACGAATCGCCGGCGGAAgcgcggcgccgacgacgaggacgcggGCGAGGGCAGCGCCAACAAGAGGTCCGCCACCAGCGTCCTCACTTCGCTGGACGTCAACGACGCCCCGCGACTCGAGCTCCCCCTCTTCCAGCTCAACGGGCGCCGCTCCGACCGgcacaaggaggaggaggaggaggaggaggaagaggaggtcaccggaggcggaggaggctcgtcgtccgcgcccgccgcggctgcggcggcggccagcggccaGAGCCCGCACCAGCAGCGCCGGCTGTGGGTCAAGGACCGGTCGCGCGCCTGGTGGGAGCAGTGCAGCAGCGCCGACTACCCGGAGGCCGACTTCCGCGCCGCCTTCCGCATGGGCCGCGCCACCTTCGCCATGCTCTGCGACGCgctgggcgccgccgtcgccaaggAGGACACCGCGCTCCGCGCCGCCATCCCCGTCCGCCAGCGGGTCGCCGTCTGCGTCTGGCGCCTCGCCACGGGGgagccgctccgcctcgtctccaAGCGATTCGGCCTCGGCATCTCCACCTGCCACAAGCTCGTCCTCGAGGTCTGCGCCGCCATCCGCAACCTCCTCATGCCGCGCTTCCTCCGCtggcccgacgccgccgccgccgacgccttcAAGGCCCGTTTCCAGGCCGACTCGGGGATCCCGGGCGTCGTCGGCGCCATCTACACCACCCACATCCCCATCATCGCGCCCAAGGTCTCCGTCGCCGCCTACTTCAACCGCCGCCACACGGAGCGCAACCACAAGACCTCCTACTCCATCACCCTGCAGGGGGTCGTCGGCCCCGACGGCGCCTTCACCGACGTCTGCATCGGCTGGCCGGGCTCCATGCCCGACGACCAGGTCCTCGACCGCTCCGCGCTGcagcagcgcgccgccgccggcatgaTGGCCGGGTCCTGGGTCGTCGGCGGCGCCAGCTTCCCGCTCACGGACTGGGTGCTCGCCCCCTACGCGCAGCCCAACCTCACGTGGGCGCAGCACGCCTTCAACGAGAAGgtcgccgagctccgccgcgtGGCCGTCGACGCCTTCGCGCGGCTGAAGGGGCGGTGGGCGTGCCTGCAGAAGCGCACCGAGGTGAAGCTGCAGGACCTCCCCGTCGTGCTGGGCGCCTGCTGCGTGCTGCACAACATCTGCGAGTCCCGCGGGGAGGAAATGGACCCGGGCCTCATCTGCGACCTCGCCGACGACGAGACGGCGCCGGAGAACGCCGTGCGCTCGGACAGCGCCAGCAAGGCCAGGGACGACATCGCGCACAACCTTCTCCACAGCGGCCTCGCCGGCACCAAATTCTTCTGA
- the LOC117847519 gene encoding uncharacterized protein gives MGRKKNVAIDDDEYSFPQDDAAADPAPPPPAAEKEKPKKGGKKGKKGGKAAAPDDDDYEPPPPPPPAADEEDDDEPINLVFTGKKKKKKGGTAPAASFSAFNALEEADEDQDEEEPAPAAAAGPEATADADDDDDLDFDFSKAKKKKKKDKVGRSAPGKDEDDEAAPPPPPVAEEEDEDPLVAGAAAAKKSQKKKKKKGTFVTDDEDVVKALADVEDSQPADEPEPEEVKTQDSVPAPDADDATGKKSKKKKKKGGFMVDGEDADQILGKMEDHPPPVEEPEPKDMKDEAPVAAATPVDDAEGKKSKKKKKKSGRTAQEEEDLDKLFAELGVAPSAEDKPVQAPDSTSVAKEDVGAAGDGNVDDKAGEGEVESAAAKKKKKKKEKEKEKKAAAKGAEAKKEEEKEQEAPKGKVDMKKLPKHVREMQEALARRKEAEERQKREEEERLRKEEEERLRREEEERKAEEAKRRKKEREKEKLLKKKQEGKLLTGKQKEEAKRLEAMRRQFLEQSELQKAEGTAPETKKRPIYDSKKKKAQPKTAETAKIVEEQQEEVNEANNDEEEYVLVDQESQSQVEESEERTEPDQEAEEPKPEQEEGEEEDEEWDAKSWDDIDVNLPKTSAFEEEEAKPVQKQENSKAQPVTTSVKKVIPPVANSKKSEADDGGASNGNIKRNKKKGPVKEDSSKNGNDLRSPICCILGHVDTGKTKLLDCIRRTNVQEGEAGGITQQIGATYFPTENIRERTRELKADATLKVPGLLVIDTPGHESFSNLRSRGSSLCDIAILVVDIMHGLEPQTIESLNLLKSRDAVFIVALNKVDRLYGWKRCQNAPIVKALKQQNEDVKREFNMRVTDIVTQFKMQGVNTALYYKNKEMEDTFNIVPTSAVSGEGIPDLLLLLVQWAQKTMEEKLTFVDEVQCTVLEVKVVEGHGTTVDVVLVNGILHEGDQIVVCGMQGPIVTTVRALLTPHPMRELRVKGTYIHHKEIRAAQGVKISAQGLEHAIAGTALYVLGPDDDLDKLKDAVMEEMTRVRNRIDKSGEGVYVQASTLGSLEALTEFLKSPAVNIPFCDFSIGPVHKKDVMKASVMLERKKEYATILAFDVKVMPDARDLAEESGVKIFVADIIYHLFDQFTAYIKNLKEEKKKESAEEAVFPCVLKIMPNCVFNKKDPIVLGVDVLEGIAKVGTPLCIPTKEFIDIGKIASIEINHKQVDMATKGQKVAIKIIANNSDEQQRSFGRHFDMEDELVSRISRRSIDILKQNYREDLSFEDWKLVVKLKTILKIQ, from the exons ATGGGGCGCAAGAAGAACGTCGccatcgacgacgacgagtaCTCCTTCCCGCaggacgacgccgccgccgaccccgcgccgccgccgcccgccgcggagAAGGAGAAGCCCAAGAAGGGTGGCAAGAAGGGCAAGAAGGGGGGCAAGGCCGCCgcgcccgacgacgacgactacgagccccctccgccgcccccgcccgccgcggacgaggaggacgacgacgagcccaTCAACCTCGTCTTCAccggcaagaagaagaagaagaagggcggcaccgcccccgccgcctccttcagCGCCTTCAACGCcctcgaggaggcggacgaggaccaggacgaggaggagcccgcCCCGGCTGCCGCGGCCGGGCCGGAGGCCACCGCTGAtgccgacgatgacgacgacctCGATTTCGACTTCagcaaggccaagaagaagaaaaagaaggacaAGGTAGGTCGCTCTGCGCCTGGCAAAGACGAAGACGACGaggctgctccgccgcccccacccgtggctgaggaggaagatgaggatcCCTTGGTCGCTGGTGCGGCAGCTGCAAAGAAGTcgcagaaaaagaagaaaaagaagggcACGTTTGTCACGGACGATGAGGACGTCGTCAAGGCCCTGGCTGATGTTGAGGATTCTCAGCCTGCGGATGAGCCTGAGCCGGAGGAGGTGAAAACTCAGGATTCTGTGCCTGCCCCTGACGCGGATGATGCCACTggaaagaaatcaaagaagaagaaaaagaagggagGGTTTATGGTGGATGGTGAGGATGCAGACCAGATCCTTGGGAAGATGGAGGACCACCCACCTCCTGTTGAGGAGCCTGAGCCCAAGGACATGAAGGATGAGGCCCCTGTCGCTGCTGCTACCCCTGTCGATGATGCTGAAgggaagaaatcaaagaagaaaaagaagaagagcgGAAGGACAgcacaggaagaagaagacttgGACAAGCTTTTCGCTGAGCTTGGTGTGGCCCCGTCTGCGGAGGACAAGCCAGTGCAGGCACCGGATTCTACCTCAGTGGCCAAGGAGGATGTAGGAGCTGCTGGGGATGGTAATGTGGATGACAAGGCTGGGGAAGGAGAGGTGGAATCTGCTgctgccaagaagaagaagaagaagaaggaaaaggagaaggagaaaaaggcAGCAGCAAAGGGAGCGGAGGctaagaaagaggaggagaaagagcaAGAGGCGCCTAAAGGGAAGGTTGACATGAAGAAGCTCCCTAAGCATGTTCGGGAGATGCAGGAGGCCCTGGCTAGGAGGAAGGAAGCTGAGGAGAgacagaagagagaggaggaagagcgtctgaggaaggaggaggaagagcggctgcggcgcgaggaggaggagaggaaagcagaggaagcaaagaggaggaagaaggagagggaaAAGGAGAAGTTGCTCAAGAAGAAGCAGGAGGGTAAGCTCTTGACTGGCAAGCAGAAGGAGGAAGCGAAGAGGTTAGAAGCCATGAGGAGACAGTTCCTTGAGCAGAGTGAACTCCAAAAAGCTGAGGGCACTGCTCCTGAGACAAAGAAGAGGCCAATATACGATTCTAAGAAAAAGAAAGCTCAACCAAAGACCGCGGAGACTGCAAAGATAGTTGAAGAACAACAGGAAGAGGTTAATGAAGCTAACAATGATGAAGAAGAATATGTGCTCGTGGATCAGGAATCCCAATCTCAGGTAGAGGAATCTGAGGAGAGAACCGAACCTGATCAGGAGGCTGAAGAGCCAAAACCagaacaagaagaaggagaagaggaagatgaggagtGGGATGCAAAGAGCTGGGATGATATTGATGTGAACTTGCCTAAGACAAGTGCTtttgaggaggaagaggcgaAGCCTGTTCAGAAGCAGGAAAATTCTAAAGCACAACCTGTGACAACTTCTGTCAAAAAGGTTATTCCTCCTGTTGCAAACTCTAAAAAGAGTGAAGCTGATGATGGGGGTGCCAGTAATGGAAATATTAAGCGGAACAAAAAGAAAGGACCTGTCAAAGAGGATAGCTCTAAGAATGGTAATGACCTCAGATCACCAATTTGCTGCATCCTTGGTCATGTCGATACTGGTAAGACAAAGCTGCTAGATTGTATTAGACGCACCAATGTGCAAGAAGGCGAAGCTGGGGGTATTACCCAACAGATCGGGGCGACATACTTCCCTACTGAAAACATTAGGGAGAGGACCAGGGAGCTAAAAGCTGATGCTACACTTAAGGTTCCAGGCCTTCTTGTTATTGATACCCCTGGGCATGAGTCCTTCAGTAATCTGCGTTCTAGAGGTTCAAGTCTGTGTGATATTGCCATTTTGGTTGTCGACATCATGCATGGGCTTGAACCTCAGACAATTGAATCCCTGAATCTTTTGAAGAGTCGAGATGCAGTGTTTATTGTTGCTTTGAATAAG GTTGATCGTCTTTATGGTTGGAAGAGATGTCAAAATGCTCCTATTGTAAAGGCTTTAAAGCAACAAAATGAAGATGTTAAGAGGGAATTCAATATGCGAGTTACAGAT ATTGTGACGCAATTCAAGATGCAAGGAGTTAATACTGCTTTGTACTACAAGAACAAGGAGATGGAAGATACCTTTAACATAGTGCCTACAAGTGCTGTAAG TGGTGAAGGCATTCCTGATTTGCTCCTACTGTTGGTTCAATGGGCACAAAAGACGATGGAAGAAAAGCTTACGTTTGTTGATGAAGTCCAG TGTACTGTACTGGAAGTCAAGGTCGTGGAAGGTCATGGTACTACAGTTGATGTTGTTTTGGTCAATGGTATACTGCACGAAGGAGATCAAATAGTTGTTTGTGGCATGCAG GGACCCATTGTGACAACTGTCAGAGCTTTGTTAACACCACACCCTATGAGGGAGCTTCGAGTTAAG GGCACCTACATACATCATAAGGAGATCAGAGCTGCACAAGGAGTTAAAATCTCTGCTCAG GGTCTCGAACATGCAATTGCAGGGACAGCTCTCTACGTGTTAGGACCTGATGATGATCTAGACAAACTGAAGGACGCTGTTATGGAAGAGATGACACGGGTTAGGAACCGGATTGATAAGAGTGGCGAGGGTGTCTATGTACAGGCATCTACCCTTGGGTCTTTGGAAGCTCTCACTGAGTTCTTGAAGAGCCCTGCCGTCAATATTCCCTTCTGTGATTTCAGTATAGGGCCAGTCCACAAGAAGGATGTTATGAAGGCTAGTGTTATGCttgagagaaagaaagaatatgCAACTATCTTGGCCTTTGATGTCAAAGTGATGCCTGATGCCCGCGATCTTGCAGAAGAGTCTGGTGTGAAGATCTTTGTGGCAGATATAATATACCACCTCTTTGACCAATTTACAGCATACATTAAGAAtctcaaggaagaaaagaagaaggaaagtgCTGAAGAAGCTGTGTTCCCTTGTGTTCTTAAGATTATGCCAAACTGTGTCTTCAACAAGAAGGATCCAATCGTTTTGGGTGTCGATGTCCTTGAAGGAATAGCTAAG GTGGGAACTCCTCTCTGCATACCCACTAAAGAATTTATTGATATTGGGAAGATTGCCTCAATTGAAATTAATCACAAGCAAGTTGATATGGCCACAAAAGGGCAAAAGGTGGCTATAAAG ATTATTGCGAACAATTCTGATGAGCAGCAGAGGAGTTTCGGCAGGCACTTCGATATGGAAGATGAGCTTGTCAGCCGGATCTCAAGGCGATCTATTGATATTTTGAAACAAAATTACAGG GAGGATCTGTCTTTCGAAGACTGGAAACTTGTTGTAAAGTTGAAAACAATATTGAAGATACAATGA